Within the Chitinispirillales bacterium genome, the region GCAAGTTCTTTTAGTTTTTGAGTTTGTAAAATTGAATTATCGTTTTTTATTTTTTGCGCTACTTCTCTGCACAAATTAAGTTGTTGGTCGTTAAGTATGTTGAACATATTGTAAACTCTATTTGAATTTTTTTCAATTGTAATAGCAAATTGTATTTTATCAAGTAATTCGTCGATTATGGAATTGGACAGTTTAACGCTCTGTCTTTGCATAATTGCGGAGGAAAAATACGAAACGGTCAGTATTATAGAAAGTATGATGAAAATAATAGCGATTATTAGTTTTCTACGAACGCTGATTTTCAAATTACCGGTATTTACAGTCGGCAATTTTGTTGAAATTGTAATTCTTTCTTCTTCCTGTTCAATTGATTTTATTATTTCTATTATTTCGGATTCCAGAGTTTCCAAAATTTCCGCCTTTCGTTTCGGGACAGTGGAAACGAAAATAATAAATGCCCGAAAGTTGTACAGTATTTTTTTATCGTTGATTAAAATTTACAAAATTATTTAGATTGGGTTGTCAGAAAATACTCATAATTTTTAATAAGCGCGTTGGCAAAATAGCCGCCGATAAATTCGTAACCGTATTTAGAATAGTGAACTTTGTCTTTTGTCAAAAGAGAATTAGTATCGTCTTTTACAGAAAATTTGTGTGTCAATTCGTGTAAATCCCAAATAGCGTAACTTTTACCTTCTGTTAAATTTTTTGAATACTCATTGATGAAGGACGTTTCTATTTTTTTTACGAGAGTTAACGGAGGAGTAGTGACCAAAACGGGAATTTCGCCGCATTTTTCTTTTATTTTTGAAATAAGCGTATCTATTTGCAAAATAAATATTTCAGGGGAAATTTCCGAAAAAGCCTCGTTTGTACCGAAAGATAAAATAATCAAATCCGGAGAAACTGCCGGAATTTGTTCGAAAAAAATTGAATTTTGAAGAAAATCGCTCGCTTTAGCTCCATTGATTCCTATAGAATTATAAATAATTCCGCTTTTATCGTTTTCTATATATATTCCGTTAAGATTATAATCATCATAACTATAATCTTCATTCTGAAATATTCGAACGCTGTTCATAGGGGCGGCGCTTTGAAAGTCTGCCCAATATTGGTTTTCGGCGATGATACCGATTAAATTTGTTGTTCTCAAGTCATTTTCTATCGAAAACGGCGATTTTTCATTTGGATAAAAAATTGTAATTTTGTCAAATTTGTAAATTTCCGGAACTTCAAGTAAAATTTCAAAATTTTTATCGTTTGTGAGTAATCCGTGCCCTGAAATTCCTATAATTATTTGTTTGTGGCAATGTGAACGCATAGAAACTCTGCAGCTTTGCCATACAGAGTTAGATGAAAATTTTATGAATTTGTTTGCCGTACTGTTTGTTTTTGCCAAATTATAAGGAAAAATAAAACCCATTCCCCCGTTTCCGAATCTTTCTTGAAGAATTTCACGAGTTGCTTGTACAAAAAAGTTTCCCTGTATATGCGAATCGCCGATATGAAGAATTTTTACTTTTTGCGAATTTTCAATGCTTTGCGCTTTCTTAAATAATGGAATAAGCAAATCCGCGTTTATTATTGTATATTCCTCCTGTGAAATTCCGCAGGAAATTATCGAAATTACGATTGCCATAATTTTTTTTATCAATTCGAACCGCCTGATTTAATGTTTTTGTAATTTTGATACTCTTCTTCTAATTTCTCGTAAACGGCATTCGCTATTATTTTTGCCCCTGTCGGTGAGAAATGAATAAAATCTTTCGCTCCAAGCGGAGGATACTCGTTTACCCATTTTGCCATAGTTCCTTCGCCGCCCATAATTTTGAACAAATTTATGAAACTTGAGTTTGTTGTTAAAGCGTATTCTCTTTGGCTTCGTAATAGTGGATAAATCAAAGAATCGGTTTGAATTTTGTTGCCGTATTTTGCCGCTTTATCCGCTGCCGAGATTATCAAAATATCGGCTTGTGGAAAGCATTCGCGAATGTGTTCGACAACTTTTGTCATTTTTTCGGAATACCATTTGTATTTTTTTATATCTGATTTTATTACATTTGCACCGAATTGTAAAATTATGAGATCGTAATCAAATTTTTTTTGAAATGCGTTCATTAACGGTTTATCGAGATATATCAACGGAAGTCCGGAAGAACCGCGAATAGAAAAATTATCCACAAAAATTCCGTTTTGTGTAGTAAAATTTATTCCGAAAAACGGGATCGAATCAACATCGTAAAAAATTAGCGAAATTGAATCCTTTTCTGTATTTATATTTAACGAATTTATTGAATTTTGCGGATTAAGCGATATTTCTCGCTTATCGTTCTGCGAGGAAACATGTACTTTCCCGTTCATATTGTTTGATTTCCCGTAAATTAAAACGGGATTGTAAATTTTTTGCGTTCCGGATTTATAAGAAACCCAAAGAGAGTCGGAATCTAATGAATATGATACGGTTCCGGAAACGCCGATTGGAGAAAATTTACGTTTTATCAACGAAGAAGTTTGCCAATTTTGTGAAAAATTATGTTTAATTGTGTGTCGTCCTGATAGATTTGGAAGTGAAATCGGAACTAAACCCACACCGTTTCCGCCATATTTTTTTTGGAGAAGCGAGCGTATCGTATGCACGATATAATCGTCTTCAATCATTGAATCTCCATAATATGCGATGCGTATATTTCCATTTTTAGTTGTTTCTAATTTATAAAGTTTTTCGAAAAATTTACTTAATCCTTTCCCTTCTTTATTGGTTTCCACTATATTAAAATCAAAAGATCCAGACGGTTTTTGCGCTTTTTGTGCGTCAAAAAAAATTAAAGAAATTGAGTCGGGGATTTCATGTTTTGATAATTCTAAACTATCTTGCTGCATTGAAAATGTTATATCATCGTTTGTAATAAATTCGTTTTGCAAAATTTTTTGCTTAAATATATCTTTTGGAAAAATAAATCCTGAAATCCAAAAAAGCGAGGTTCCAAGAATCATAACAATTATAGTTTGTGTAAAATTGAAGCGCGCCTCGCGTTCAGGGTTTTCGTCTTCGTTAAAAATTATCATTGTTTGTCCTTTCAAAATTGAAAATAAATGAAAGGTTGAATATCGCTTGTCGATACCGAATAAGAGATACGAAAAACGATTCCTAAAATTAAAATTTTCACCCAAATCGGCGAAAGCGCAAATGAATTTCTTATTTTTTCAACAATTTTTTCCGGAATAAAATGAATGAAAAATCCGAATAGCATAAATGAAATTACAAGTTTGTGGCACGAAACAAGTACCAAAAATTTGTCCGGTTCAAAAGTAAGCCTTAAAATTTGGCGTATGACATTCAATGCGGTTTGAAAATCCGCCGCCCTGAAAAATATAAACGAAAACGCTACGAAATGAAAAGTTATAAATATAAAAAACGGGCTGAAAATGTTGAATTTTCCGTCTTCTTTTTTTCTCGATATTTTAAAAATTTTGCAAATAATTCTTTCAATGATAAGCGCTATTCCGTGCAATCCGCCCCAAGCGACGAACTTCCAACTCGCTCCATGCCACAATCCGCCGATTAACATCACAATAAACAAATTTATGTACGTGCGAATTTTACCGTTTTTGTTTCCGCCCAGCGGGATATACAAATAATCACGAAGCCACGATGAAAGTGAAATGTGCCAGCGCCGCCAAAATTCCGTAATGTTTTTTGATTTGAACGGTGTGTGAAAATTTATGGGCAGTTTGTATCCTAAAAGCAACGCTAAACCTATTGCCATGTCGGAATATCCGGAGAAATCACAATAAATTTGCATAGTATAACCGTAAACCGCAAGCAGATTTTCAAACGGGGTGTAAAGATCAGGTGAAAAGAAAATTCTGTCAACCAAATTAAGCGAAACGAAATCCGAAATAACAGTTTTTTTTACAAGTCCTAAAAGTATAAGAAAAAGTCCGTTTCCTAAATCAAGATTTGTAATTTTCGGAGTACTTTGCAATTGCGGCATAAACTCTTTTGCACGGACGATCGGTCCTGCTACAAGTTGTGGGAAAAAACACAAATAAAACGAAAAATTCAAAAAAGACTTTTCCGCTTCTATTTCATTTTTATATACGTCCGTACAATAACTTATAGCCTGAAAAAGATAAAATGAGATTCCTATAGGCAAAATTATGTTAGGAGCTAAAAATTCGGTTTTTGCAAATTCATTTATGTTGGCGATGAAAAATCCTGTATATTTAAAATATCCAAGAATCGTAAGGTTTGAAATAATTGCGATAGCCAGAAAAAATTTTCGTAAAAAAACAGTTTCTGCCGTTGAAATTAAATGCGAAAGTAAATAATTTGCGACGGTGACGGCAATTAGTAAAAAAACGAACAAACCGCCTGCTTTGTAGTAAAAAAACAGCGAAAACAGTAATACATAAATTGTACGCAGCGTTTTTTTATTGTAAATTGTTGCATAGATTGTGAAAAAAACTATAAATATTACCAAAAACATACCGCTTCCGAATAAAAGCGGATTTGATTTGTCGTAGATAAAATATGGCATTAACAAATCCATAATTTCCGATGAGGAAAAAAACTGATTTATCTTGTCAAATGTAAAATATGATAAAAATTTATCCATAGAGAATTTATCCATAAAGCTTCGTAGAAAATACTATTTGCATTGAAAAGGTATTATTTTTACATAAAAATTGTGGAAATATTAAAAAATTAAAGGGATTATGAATCAAAAATTATATGAATTTAAGCAAAAAATGTACAAAACCGGCTGCGGTGAAAGTATAATATCTCTATTTTTGAGATATTACGAAAAACTCAAGAACGGCGATAGAGGAATAATATACGAAAAAGACATCTATCCGGTTAAATACGGGGAAATTACAAAGTATTGCGACATTGAAAAAGATAAAACTTTGCTTGAAAAAACCGCAATAATAAAATTAAACGGCGGTCTTGGAACGTCTATGGGTATGGATTTTCCAAAATCGTTCGTAGAGGTTCGCGAAAAAAAAAGATTTATAGATATCGCGCTTTTGCAGCAGCGATTTTTTGAAAAAGAGACAAAAAGTAAATATCCTCTAATATTTATGAACAGTTTGTCCACAAAAAAAACGACCGAAGAGTTTGTTGAAAAAAATCCTCAAATATTGTGTAAAGACATACCGCCTTGTTTTACGCAGCATTCTTTTGTAAAGGTGCTTAAAGACGGATTCGGAGCGGCTTTTTATGAAAAAGATACGGATTTGGAGTATAATCCGGCGGGACACGGCGACGTGTATATGGCGTTGCATGAAAGCGGAATATTAAAAAAACTTTTGAAAAATAATTTCAGGTTCGCGTTTATATCAAATATCGACAATAGTGCGGCGTCTTTTGACGTTTCCATATCAAATTTTATGGCAAAAAACGATATTCCTTTTTTAATGGAGGTTTGCAGAAGGACTGATATGGATAAAAAGGGCGGGCACATCGCCAAAAATAAAAACGGCGGATATGTTTTACGGGAAAGAGCTCAGGCTGACGAAAATGAAATGTCGGAATTTGAAAATATAGAAAAGTATTCTTATTTCAACACAAACTCTATTTGGGTGGATTTGAGAAAACTTGGCGAAATTATAGATAGAAACAAAATAGTCGAACTTCCGTTTATAGCAAACGAAAAAACGCTTAACCCAAACGATAAATCGACAGATAAAGTTTATCAGATAGAGCAAGCGATGGGAGCGGCGATTTCTCTTTTTGAAGGCGCGAAATTGTTGGAAGTGGAAAAAGAAAGATTTTTTCCGGTTAAAACTACAAGCGATTTATTTTTGTTAAGAAGTGACAGATTTTTTATTAAGGACTCCGTTATTAAATCCTTTGACGACAATAAATCTGAGTGTTCTGTCGTATTGGAAAATAAATTCTACTCAAATTTATCTGATTTTGAAAAACGTGTAAGCAAAGGTGTTCCGTCTTTAAAAGGGTGTAAAAAATTGTTTGTACGAAACGATGTTTTCTTTGACGAAACGATGAAATTTGACGGAGAAGTTTATTTATGAGTAAAATAAATTGATATGGGAGAAAATACGATATGAAATGCGCCGTAATTACCGGAGCGAGTTCCGGTATCGGGTTAGAATGTGCAAAAATTGTAAGTCGAAACCGTTTGTTTGGTGTTGATAAAATTTTTCTTCTTGCACGAAGAAAAGAGAATATGGAAAATCTATCAAAAGAATTGGAAATAGAAACTCAAATAGTCGTGTGCGACGTTTCAAGAGATGAGGGCATAAAAAATTTTGCAGAGATTTTGAATGTTCAAAATCCTGATATAACTCTTCTTATAAATTCTGCGGGTTTTGGAAAAAACGGCGACTTTACGGACATCTCAGTCTGCGGCAATATCGGGATGATTGACGTTAATTGTAGAGGGTTGGTGTATATGACGCAAATATGCTTGAATTACATGAAATCCGGCGCACATATTCTTAACGTATCTTCTGTCGCCGGTTTTGCTCCTTTGGCTAAATTTACTGTTTACGGAGCCACAAAAGCGTTTGTTACGTCTTTTTCCGTAGGATTAAGCGTTGAACTTGAAAAAAGAAATATTTCTGTTACTATATGTGCGCCCGGTTCTGTGGATACCGAGTTTCATAAAATCGCAAGAGGGGATAGCGGTATCGTAAAAAAACTTTATTCTTCAAAAGCGCCGGTTAAGAAAGTGGCAGAATTAGCCTTGGAAGATACTGCGAAAAAAAAATTATTTTCATCTTATGGTTTTCCCGCCAAAATCGCAAGATTATTTGGAGGAGCCGTGCCTAAAAAGTCGTTTGCAAAATTCAGTTACAAAAATATTTACGCTTAATTTGAGAAAATAAAAGGAGTTAAAAATTATGGTTAATATGCTTATCGGGCTTTTTGTGCTGGGGATTTTGGTGTTTATACACGAATTGGGGCATTTTTTAGCCGCAAAATTTTGTAAAATACCCGTGATTACTTTCTCTATAGGTTTTGGAAAGAGAATTTTTTACAAAAAAGTTGGAGAGACGACATATCAGATAGCCGCCATACCTTTTGGCGGTTATTGTGCGCTTGAAGGCGAACATCCCAAAAACGAAGAAGAATTAACCGAAAATTCTTTTGACAAACGTCCGATTTGGCAGCGAGCGCTTGTGGTTATTGCCGGACCTGTTTTTAACATAATTACGGCATATATATTTTTGGCGATAATGTATATGAACGGCGTTCCCCACGCACCGTATTTGGATACTAACGTCGTGGGTTTTGTTTCCGAAGAATCGCCTGCGTTTGGAAAGGTTAAAGTCAACGATAAGATAATTTCGATAAACGGTAAAGAAATTTTGGATTGGCAAAACATTCATGAAAAATTTTCTGATTTGAGCAAAGAGCATTCTGTTTTACTTAAACGCGGAAACGATACGGTTCTCGCGCTATTTAATATCCCTTTTCCAGATCCCAGGTCTTTAGAGGGTAAAGGTAGCGGAATTTATCCTCCGATTCCTCCTGTTGTAGGTATGGTTGAGCCGCACTCGGTCGCAGAAGCGGCGGGTTTGCTTTCGGGTGACA harbors:
- a CDS encoding UTP--glucose-1-phosphate uridylyltransferase; protein product: MNQKLYEFKQKMYKTGCGESIISLFLRYYEKLKNGDRGIIYEKDIYPVKYGEITKYCDIEKDKTLLEKTAIIKLNGGLGTSMGMDFPKSFVEVREKKRFIDIALLQQRFFEKETKSKYPLIFMNSLSTKKTTEEFVEKNPQILCKDIPPCFTQHSFVKVLKDGFGAAFYEKDTDLEYNPAGHGDVYMALHESGILKKLLKNNFRFAFISNIDNSAASFDVSISNFMAKNDIPFLMEVCRRTDMDKKGGHIAKNKNGGYVLRERAQADENEMSEFENIEKYSYFNTNSIWVDLRKLGEIIDRNKIVELPFIANEKTLNPNDKSTDKVYQIEQAMGAAISLFEGAKLLEVEKERFFPVKTTSDLFLLRSDRFFIKDSVIKSFDDNKSECSVVLENKFYSNLSDFEKRVSKGVPSLKGCKKLFVRNDVFFDETMKFDGEVYL
- a CDS encoding SDR family NAD(P)-dependent oxidoreductase gives rise to the protein MKCAVITGASSGIGLECAKIVSRNRLFGVDKIFLLARRKENMENLSKELEIETQIVVCDVSRDEGIKNFAEILNVQNPDITLLINSAGFGKNGDFTDISVCGNIGMIDVNCRGLVYMTQICLNYMKSGAHILNVSSVAGFAPLAKFTVYGATKAFVTSFSVGLSVELEKRNISVTICAPGSVDTEFHKIARGDSGIVKKLYSSKAPVKKVAELALEDTAKKKLFSSYGFPAKIARLFGGAVPKKSFAKFSYKNIYA
- a CDS encoding MBOAT family protein produces the protein MDKFSMDKFLSYFTFDKINQFFSSSEIMDLLMPYFIYDKSNPLLFGSGMFLVIFIVFFTIYATIYNKKTLRTIYVLLFSLFFYYKAGGLFVFLLIAVTVANYLLSHLISTAETVFLRKFFLAIAIISNLTILGYFKYTGFFIANINEFAKTEFLAPNIILPIGISFYLFQAISYCTDVYKNEIEAEKSFLNFSFYLCFFPQLVAGPIVRAKEFMPQLQSTPKITNLDLGNGLFLILLGLVKKTVISDFVSLNLVDRIFFSPDLYTPFENLLAVYGYTMQIYCDFSGYSDMAIGLALLLGYKLPINFHTPFKSKNITEFWRRWHISLSSWLRDYLYIPLGGNKNGKIRTYINLFIVMLIGGLWHGASWKFVAWGGLHGIALIIERIICKIFKISRKKEDGKFNIFSPFFIFITFHFVAFSFIFFRAADFQTALNVIRQILRLTFEPDKFLVLVSCHKLVISFMLFGFFIHFIPEKIVEKIRNSFALSPIWVKILILGIVFRISYSVSTSDIQPFIYFQF
- the rseP gene encoding RIP metalloprotease RseP, which translates into the protein MVNMLIGLFVLGILVFIHELGHFLAAKFCKIPVITFSIGFGKRIFYKKVGETTYQIAAIPFGGYCALEGEHPKNEEELTENSFDKRPIWQRALVVIAGPVFNIITAYIFLAIMYMNGVPHAPYLDTNVVGFVSEESPAFGKVKVNDKIISINGKEILDWQNIHEKFSDLSKEHSVLLKRGNDTVLALFNIPFPDPRSLEGKGSGIYPPIPPVVGMVEPHSVAEAAGLLSGDSIIYINDMEISCWQMVSEAIGKYDASFGAISVVVFRSGDIIDLSVIPKYSDENKRYLIGISMANPSASIKKYSFEKSLKLAYGDCIKYSVLIFDTMKKLLTLVVSPQYLSGPVGIMQMSGAAAQSGLSSLLQLLALIGINLGILNLMPLVITDGGVLSLLLIEAITRKQIPFKVREKLTVVFTVGFLCLAVFVTFADIMRFDTIEKLLK
- a CDS encoding GDSL-type esterase/lipase family protein; its protein translation is MIKKIMAIVISIISCGISQEEYTIINADLLIPLFKKAQSIENSQKVKILHIGDSHIQGNFFVQATREILQERFGNGGMGFIFPYNLAKTNSTANKFIKFSSNSVWQSCRVSMRSHCHKQIIIGISGHGLLTNDKNFEILLEVPEIYKFDKITIFYPNEKSPFSIENDLRTTNLIGIIAENQYWADFQSAAPMNSVRIFQNEDYSYDDYNLNGIYIENDKSGIIYNSIGINGAKASDFLQNSIFFEQIPAVSPDLIILSFGTNEAFSEISPEIFILQIDTLISKIKEKCGEIPVLVTTPPLTLVKKIETSFINEYSKNLTEGKSYAIWDLHELTHKFSVKDDTNSLLTKDKVHYSKYGYEFIGGYFANALIKNYEYFLTTQSK